The following coding sequences are from one Mus pahari chromosome X, PAHARI_EIJ_v1.1, whole genome shotgun sequence window:
- the LOC110313837 gene encoding signal peptidase complex subunit 3 yields the protein MNTLLSRANSLFAFTLSVMAALTLGCILTTAFKDRSAPVRLHVSRILLKKVEDFTGPRKKSDLGFITFHISADLEKTFDWNVKQLFLYLSAEYSTKSNAVNQVVLWDKILLRGENPKLNLKDVKSKYFFFDDGHGLKGNRNVTLTLSWQVIPIAGILPLVTGSGRVSVPFPDSYEIATTF from the coding sequence ATGAACACCCTGCTGTCCCGGGCCAACTCGCTGTTCGCCTTCACGCTGAGCGTCATGGCGGCGCTCACCTTGGGCTGCATCCTCACCACCGCCTTCAAAGACAGGAGCGCGCCCGTGCGCCTGCACGTCTCCAGGATCCTGCTCAAAAAAGTAGAAGACTTCACCGGACCCAGAAAGAAGAGCGACCTGGGCTTCATCACCTTCCACATCTCCGCGGATCTGGAGAAGACTTTCGACTGGAACGTCAAGCAGCTCTTCCTTTATCTGTCGGCAGAATATTCCACCAAAAGCAACGCTGTGAACCAGGTGGTCCTCTGGGACAAGATCCTTCTGCGAGGGGAGAACCCCAAGCTGAACCTGAAAGACGTCAAAAGcaagtattttttctttgacGATGGACACGGGCTCAAGGGAAACAGGAATGTCACTTTGACTCTCTCCTGGCAAGTGATACCTATTGCTGGGATCCTGCCTCTTGTGACTGGATCTGGACGCGTGTCTGTCCCATTTCCAGATTCCTATGAAATAGCCACGACTTTTTGA